In the Nitratiruptor sp. YY09-18 genome, TTGGCTTCAGCAATATTTGATTCAATCTGTACAAAACATCGCTCTTTGATATCGCATGTAGCGCAATGTCCAATATCCAAAACAAAATCTTTCACAAGAGCCAAAGATAGAAGATGATCAACACTGAGTGCTGCAAGGCACAAGAAGTTGCTTTTGCATGAAATTACACTCTCGTCACTCTTGATAAAATCGAAGAAAAACTCGGTCACATCAAAATTATTGAGGCTCAGCGCTTCTGTAGGACATACGCCCATACACGCACCACACTCTATACACTCATTTTGATAGATATTGACTGCGCTCTCGGCTACTTTAATAGCCTCAGTAGGACAGATAACTTCACATTTGTTGCATTCGCTCGATTTAGCATAGTAGCGAACACAAGAGGCTGGATTGAGTTGTATCACACCTGCTCCTGCACAAGATACTCATAATCTTCTAGCAAAAACTCTGTAGCTAGTGCTGCTGCATCTTTATAAAAAGGAGTTCTCGCCTGCTCAGCTACATTGATGAGGTACATTGGAGCAAACTGCAACAGATGCTCTTGCAAAAATCTCTTCTGCTCGACTTTGAGCCTAGTCGCTGCCTCTTCATCCCCCTCCTCTTCAGCGCGCTGCTGCGCATCAACTAAAAGCTTCATGAATTCAAGCTCCACGCCGATATGATCAGGACTTACAACTCTTGCTTTTTCATAGTTGACGCGAAAACCATAGTCGTTATAGACTTGCAACACGGGATTTGCTCCACCACTCTCAATCATCCCCTCTTCTGTTGTATAGAAGGTCTCATATGGAATGAGATGCAATACTGCAATATCTGCAAAATCCACATTCAATATTTCATTGATCAGTTTATAGCGACTTCGCTTTTGTCTCTCATCCCACTCAAAGTAGTTTGGAAAGAGCTCTTGGGCATTTGGGAGTTTTTCAAGGAGTGAGAGAGTATGCTCATCCATCTCTGCTATGAAGATTCTTGAAATCAGACCATACATGGCACTTCGCTGCTGGGTCAATACAAATCCTTTTTATAAAGTATTATTTATCTTTATTTTTCTATCATTCAGTTTATGTAATCAAAATTATACTCCACCTCTTTTATTCTAGGCTTAATTATTTTATACTATCTATTATCTTAGGAGGTTTATCGATGAAAAAGTTCATTCTTATTGGAATAATAACTGCATCTTTTCTCTATGCTCAAAACAACCTTGATGGTGCAGCTCTTTTTAGCAAATATGGCTGCTATGGATGCCATGGTGTCAATGCACAGGGTATGGGTGACTATCCTCCACTTGCAGGCAAACCTGAAGCCTACTTAAAAAACAGGCTCCTAGAATATAAAAAAGGAACAATCCACTCCAATAGAGCTGGAACCATGCAGCCATTTGCTCAAAAACTCAGCACTGAAGAGATAGAAGCAATTGCCAAATATCTCTCTACATTATATAAAGATCATGAGAGTAGCGAGAGATATTTTCAAGAGTTTGAAATAGGAGATAGTAGCGGAAGTTAAAATATTGATGCGCCAAAGGCGCATCTGATTAAGCCTCTTCGCGATACATTGGATTTTTATATGCTCGTATTGTAAGAGGTGTTGCTGGTCTTTTGATCCAAGGTGGACGTCTAAACTTCATCTTCTCATTCACTGGACGAGTAAGTTTGTCTCTCCATGCTTGGTAAGTTTTGAAGTTGTTTTCATAGTTGACATAGACATCACCATATTTATCACCAGGTTTTGCTTTTTCGATGATAACTTTTTGATGCCATGCATGGTTACCAGCAATTGGATCTGGATGTACAGGAGCTACAGCATTTTGCCATGCACCTGTAAGCCCATCCCACCAGATATTATCAAGGTCTTTGTTGATATCTTTGAATTGCCAGCTATCTTCTCGCTTGATCATACCTTCTTTTATGCCCTCTTTTGCTCGCATCTTACCGATCTTACCATCCATCTCCATTTTATAAAGAGGTGCACCAAGTCCCATAACACCAAGTTTATGTTCAAATCCTGGGATCTCTACCGCATTTTTGAGCTTCCAACGACCAGCATGGTGAGAACATGCAAGAACACCTGGACGTGTCGCTTCAGTAGGCACTGCCATACCCACGAAATATCCACTCTCTAATCCACTCACAGTATCTACGATACGTACACGGATCTTATCACCGCGCTTGATACCAAGGCGTTTCGCATCACTTGTATGGATCCAGATAGGGTTATGATTTTGACTGATCTCCATCAAATGTTTAGAGTTCACACTTCTTGTATGGATATTGTATGGCAATCTGTAGATTGTATTGAGTGCGAACTCATTTTTCTTCGGATCGATATAGTCATGGTGCACTTGTGTAACAAGATGTACCATCTCTTTGCGCTCTTTTTCGTCTCTTGGATAGATAGGAATAGCATACTCTGGCCATTGATACTCTTTTGCTAGCCAATCAACATAGAAATCAAGTCTCTTATCTGGAGTATGGAATCCATGATATGCTTTTCCGTTTATCTCAATTCCAAACGGCTTTCCATCATGATAGAGCACATCATACTCATCTTTTTCTACTTCGCTTGCGTGAACTTTCTTACCATGAATTGTATAGTATTCACCATCAAATGGAATCTCTTCCTCTTGTGGTTTATACACATCAGTCTCTTCTGTCCATGCACCACGATCTCGCATAAACTCATAGCATGGATATTTGCTGTTTGGATATGCTGCCTTTGCCGCCTTTTTGAGTTTTGGCAAGTTAGCAAATGCTGCATCGTAAAGCTCAGCAATCGTAATAGGTCTGCTAGGATCCTCTTTACTT is a window encoding:
- a CDS encoding molecular chaperone, whose protein sequence is MTQQRSAMYGLISRIFIAEMDEHTLSLLEKLPNAQELFPNYFEWDERQKRSRYKLINEILNVDFADIAVLHLIPYETFYTTEEGMIESGGANPVLQVYNDYGFRVNYEKARVVSPDHIGVELEFMKLLVDAQQRAEEEGDEEAATRLKVEQKRFLQEHLLQFAPMYLINVAEQARTPFYKDAAALATEFLLEDYEYLVQEQV
- a CDS encoding c-type cytochrome; translation: MKKFILIGIITASFLYAQNNLDGAALFSKYGCYGCHGVNAQGMGDYPPLAGKPEAYLKNRLLEYKKGTIHSNRAGTMQPFAQKLSTEEIEAIAKYLSTLYKDHESSERYFQEFEIGDSSGS